Genomic window (Gemmatimonadaceae bacterium):
GGATGAGTACCCCGCGTTAGGCCCGCATCGCGAGGTGTTGCGCGGGCGCGTGATGCTCTCCCGGCGCACCGACGTCTTCCCGGTCGAGTGCGTGATGCGCGGCTTCGTTGCCGGCTCGGCGTGGAAGGAATACCAGCAATCGGGGACGCTGGCTGGCGAGCGCCTCCCGGAGGGGCTCCGCGAGAGTTCGCGCCTCGACCCGCCGATCTTCTCGCCCGCCACAAAGGCCGAGAGCGGGCACGACGAGAACATCACGATACCGCGGATGGCCGAGATCGTCGGCGCCGCGGAAGCGAAGGAACTCGAGCGCCTGTCGCGCGCCATCTACGACTTCGCCTGCCGCACCGCGGAGCCGCGCGGGATCATGATCGCCGACACCAAGTTCGAGTTCGGGCGCGTGGGCGGAGAGACCATCCTCATCGACGAGGTGCTGACGCCCGACAGTTCGCGCTTCTGGCCGGCCGACCAGTATGCGCCGGGTCGCTCGCAGCCTAGTTACGACAAGCAGCCGTTGCGCGACTACCTCGACGCCGAGCGACGCGCCGGCCGCTGGAACGGGAACTCGCCCCCGCCGGACCTCCCCGAGGAGGTCGTGGCCGCGACGAGCGCGCGCTATCTCGACGCCTTCCGCCGCATCACCGGCGCCTCCCTCGACGTGTCCAGCCTCCCGTGAACTTCGCCCGCGAAGGGTATCCCTTCATGCTCATCGCGGCGGCGCTCGCCGTCGCCGGCTATGCCGCCGCGCTGGGGCGTCGCTCCTGGCCGCTCTGGCTCCTCGCCTTCTGTTTCACGATCCTCGCGCTATGGGTGGCGTACTTCTTCCGCGACCCCGAGCGGAGCGGCGATCGCGGCGAGGACCTGGTCATCTCGCCGGCCGACGGACGTGTCGTGATGATCACCGAGGTGGACGAACCCGCCTTCATTCACGGGCGCGCCCTCCGCATCTCGATCTTCATGAATGTCTTCAACGTGCACGTCAACCGCTACCCGGTGGCCGGCACGGTGAAGTTTGTCCACTACAACCCCGGCAAGTTCCTCAACGCGGCCACCGAGAAGTCGTCGCTCGAGAATGAGCAGATGTCGGTGGGGCTCGAGCACCGGGGGATGCGC
Coding sequences:
- a CDS encoding phosphoribosylaminoimidazolesuccinocarboxamide synthase is translated as MIGAVIATTSLPLPAHRRGKVRDVYELGDDRLLLVATDRVSAFDVVMRETVPFKGIVLTQLTAWWLKQLEPIVPHHMLGTAIDPLVDEYPALGPHREVLRGRVMLSRRTDVFPVECVMRGFVAGSAWKEYQQSGTLAGERLPEGLRESSRLDPPIFSPATKAESGHDENITIPRMAEIVGAAEAKELERLSRAIYDFACRTAEPRGIMIADTKFEFGRVGGETILIDEVLTPDSSRFWPADQYAPGRSQPSYDKQPLRDYLDAERRAGRWNGNSPPPDLPEEVVAATSARYLDAFRRITGASLDVSSLP
- a CDS encoding phosphatidylserine decarboxylase family protein — translated: MNFAREGYPFMLIAAALAVAGYAAALGRRSWPLWLLAFCFTILALWVAYFFRDPERSGDRGEDLVISPADGRVVMITEVDEPAFIHGRALRISIFMNVFNVHVNRYPVAGTVKFVHYNPGKFLNAATEKSSLENEQMSVGLEHRGMRILVRQIAGLIARRIVTYSRVGEDVDQGERMGIIRFGSRVDVFLPTTAVPAVQVGETTFAGTTLLARLGGG